The following is a genomic window from Solanum stenotomum isolate F172 chromosome 4, ASM1918654v1, whole genome shotgun sequence.
tttgatattttatatttctCGAATATCAGTAGGTCATATATCAACATGTCCTTCAATACAAGTGCAAggagaaaattaaaagttaaacaTAGACaactaaaatacatatatatatcctGAGGCGCTAACAAAAGAAATGGTCATTCAATTTTCCTCTTTTACTGGTACTAACTTTTGATCAACTACAAAGTGAtgaaatattgagaatattGCGGTCAATAGTATTTCCTAGTTACTACTTACTATTACATAGCTTTACATTTGGTCAGAATCAAGGGCGGAGCTACCCATGTCCGAGGAGTGTCAAGCGACACCCCTTTGccgaaaaattacattatatataggtcaaattttgatatatatattaacacCTCTTAGCACAAGATGAAGATTTAGTGCATTTGTTAAGGTGTTGTAAAAGTTCTCAAAGGTCATGTGTTCTAGCCTGCTAGCCCTTTTTTTACTATAACAATTAACACtccttattgaaaattttggctCCGTCACTACACCTAGAGTTGTAAAGGTGAGTTAAAGCGTAAAGCCTTAACATGTTCCAAAAAAAGGAAGTATACATGTCTCTTTCTAGTCACAACACATTAAAATCTGAAAAGGATTAGACAGACTATCTGTCTCAGCAACAATATGTTTTGGTTGTACATTTATGTTCGGGATACatatattgattttgaattcCTTGGCACGAATATTTTTTAACtgtatcaaattttttttctagatATCTTCTAACTTGTTGGTCTTTATGATATCATGCatctacataaaaaaaaaagcataactAATTGAAGCGACATTATTAACTTTTATAACACAATGGACTCCAACTTCAATACAATATTTCCGTACCGAAGTTTGGTTTATCGATTATCAAATTACTGAACcgaaatttaaaagtttgatatttgatatctaCTTTTAACCACCATTTATCGATTTATcaaacttgaaatttggaaatttcaAACGAAATACCAAACATCCACCCCTAGTCAAAATGAGCTCAAATATAGGTAATCCCATCAAAATTTTATGAGTTGGgctcaacaaaaattaaattgggTAAATCTCAACTTATTCAAGCATTAActcattctaaaaaaaaatctccaattAAGTCCAATTTAAGCTCCAATTCAACCAATTTTAAGACTCTTTAGTTGCATTGGTGCaatgaatattttagtatttatctatcaatttttttaagactttttaGTTGCATTGGGgcaattgaatattttagtatttatctatccatttttTAAGACTCTTTAGCTGCATTGGTGCAATGAATTACTATTTACTTAATATCTTTTAGTATCtatctatcttcttttttttttttgtaaattaaaatttgtttttcgGGGATCAAAATAACTGAAAATATATTCAACTGTATTTTTCTATAGAATACATGTCGAGTGAGTaaacttaaatatatatgtttatttagtTTGTATAATGTTTGGTGACTTTCCACTTTAAAATCAAgaacttatattatttttttgagttgaaattcaaattgtggtgACAAAaggtaaataataatatattaacaTTCTTGAGATTAAGCGGGTCAAATTGGGTGAATCATGACACAATTTGATTTACTTTACAAGTCCAATGCATTTTAGCCAAAGGTAATTCTAAGCGGATCATAACCTAATTCAATTTCTAATTCAACCTATtctaatttctccaatttcaGTCCAACCAACCCATTTAACACGCCTAGTTGGAACCATATGCATCATCCTTTTACATATATTAGGCACTATCTCAATCTAGGGGATATATCGAGGACAAAAAAAAGGTTCACAGCCATTCAGATTGGCTGGAAAAGagtagtttaaaaaaaataatttttaagtcaaatactcctaaaagttaaaaatgacttaaaagtagatttgaccaacttttaagctaATCCAAACAGCTCAATCTCCACACATCAAGGactattttggtcattttctctaAAGTTTAAACTAACTAATTTCAGCATTTAATACACATTGCTGAAACTAATCCGACTCCTTCAAGTTGAGATTCAAAGAAGTGGCATCTTCTTATTGGAATTACTTTTGCCGTCGTTTGTAATAATAGTGGTGGCCAAACAGTAAACAAAACATGCTTTGTACTCATTAaatgaaagagagaagaaaggcTTAAAATGGGGGAAGGAAATACCATattaataaacaataaatactCTGTAAGCACAAGAAAGAAGTTATATGACAGAAGTAAACAGAGACCGTTTAAATCCAAACAGAGATTGTCCTTTTTCCAAATTTGGTCTGTGATTTTCTTTATTTCCGTATATGCACCTCAAACTTCTGTAGAGAAACATGAACAAGTGGAAACATGTCACCTATCATACCAGCCTTGTGGCGGCTGGCCTTACCCACCATTCATCAATTTGTCCAACACCACATTCAAATCAACTGACTGTCCATTCTCTGTCAGTCTCCGCACAGTTGCTCTTACTTGGTCTCTTGGAAATCCCATATTTGTCACTTTATCAACTACATCATCAATAGGAACTCTATTTCCAGTACGAGGAGAACTAGACCCACTACTAACTGCAGAAGCAGTAGGCAGCGCTTGAGGTAATATTCTTGCTGTGGGAAGTTGTGGGTAACCATTTCCACCACTCTGGCCCATTGAGGGTGAAGCAAGTTGCTGTGATTTCAACGGGTAACCACTGCCATACTGGACTGTGGACCCGCTATAAGGATAAGATTCACCAGGTTCAGTTGATGGGCCATATGCACTGGCAAATCCAGGACCCTGTCTGCTAGATGGGGGCTCAAACAGATTAGGGGGAGCTGCATAAAACTGATGGGACACAGGGGCTCCACTTGATGGATGAGAGGGAGATTGACTAGTGTTTGCTGGTGGATAGGTCTGCGATGCTATAAAATGTCTCTCCTCAGGATGATGGATCAATGGAGGTTGAGGTTGTGAGGGATTAACAGATGGAAGAGGCGGATGAGTTTGAGAAGGTGGAGGTGGCTGAGAGTACAATGATGAAGGGGAAGGCTGATACTGTTGATGTGGAGGTGGTGGGATAGAAGTCTGTCGCTGCTGATGTGGTGCAGACTGTTGGTACTGCTGACTAGAGTTTTCTGGTGCTTGACCAGATGATTGGAAGTAAGTTTCTCGTTGAGTGCCGGAAGGAATTGGATTATGGGGAAACTGGTCCTGAAGCTCAACTTGTGGTGGAATTTTCTGTTGCAGAGGGGGTGGTGGAGCATTTGGTGGAGGAAGAGGGGAAGGCGATTGAGCAAGCGCAACAGGAGGAAATTGTTGGTGAGATTGAAGAGGAGCAGATGCCCTATGATGCGCTGAGTCAACATGTGTAGTATTGTGGGTGTCTATTTCCTGCTCAAATTTTGGAACTTGCAATTTTGTGAGCTGCAGTTGAGTATCCATTATATCCTGTTTATTCTTTATGACCTGTACACCATCTTGCACCTACATGAAATTTATGtaacaagaaaataacataGTTCACAAGGAttatacaaaaagaaaagggaagcagctaaaattttaatttcgaatttcatcttctccttttcttttttgtttttagtccaatttcaatttttttgttacttCTCAATCTGCTTTGACAGGTAACTGAAAATTTGATCTTGCCTAGTATAAAACAGAAATAGAAGCAAGGTCAAATAATTCTTCAAGCAATCACCAAATGAACATCATCATAAATTTTATTCAACATGCTATAGGCGTGATTCTCTCCTTCCAGAATAGGGAGCATCCAAGAATATCCTCTCTCCCAACttcagaaaataaaaagaattccaAAAAATCCATTCAGTTCTTAATAACATGTACCATTTTCAAATGCTGATATCTTTGTTTTTAGCAAAATCTTTAAAGTAATAGTTGTACTGCTATAGGCCAGGGCCCACCTAGAATATGAAGGGGCCAGTGCATAGATAGCCGATTTTGGGAAAACCTTTAAGCCTAACCGTGTATAAAAATTAGCAAGTTTATCCACTTTAGAACCAACTTCAGGCATACACAACTGAAATTGCAAAATTCATGTTTGAAAATTGGCAACAAACATCCTGACATATTTTCCTGAAGTTTGGCTTGCCATGACCAAACTTCCAACATTTTGCCTGAAGTTTGACTTGCCAAGGCCAAAAATCCGACAGTCGCGCCTGAAGTTTGGTTGCCAAGGCCAAACATGTATATctgaaggttttttttttttttatgaagtaaaTGTAACATGTATATCTGAAGATTTGCTTAAGTTTAGACTACCAATCTTCATCCCTGAcaatgttttcaaatgtttccAACAACACCCACTTgatttaaactaattttttatatttgaaattcaagatCCACTTCTTCAAGCTTAGAACAATGATGAATTTAGTGCTGAAAACACTTTACAGACTATGGATGCAAAGTTTTTAAAAGGCCCTAGATGGTGTTGCGCAATACATAATGACGCAACTCGGAAACAGGAACCATTGTAGCGATGCAAATTGAGAACAATTCACGAAACATCTCTATAGCTCAAAACCTAGAGAATTACTTCCGCCACCTAACATAATTAGAGAATTCTCTCCTTGCAAGACTGGATTGTATCAATAAGAGTATATTTATGCGGAGGGTATTTCTCTAAAAGAATGATACTGAAGATGACACAGTAATACAAAAAGGCAGAGTGCGAAATTCCTAAGATTAGTGTAATCAGCAAGCACGAGAAAACGATAAGCATATGAATAAGATAAGTGCAACTTTAATCAACGAAGGATCCCAAAAAATGCAGCCTACACTTGCCCAGCTGTACAGCAGTTCAGTTAAAGAACAAAGtaggaagaaactgaatagatGATACCTCTCTGAGAATATTTTCCACCAGTCTTAGTTTTCCATCAGTGTTCCCATGGTTATTATCGACAGACAACTTGAGTTCCACAACAAAAGCTTCAATCTGGCGACTTCTAGTTTCTAATTGTGATAGTCGAGCGCTCACACTCTCTATTGCATGTAGAAGATTATCAGCATACTTCTTCACAGTATGATCAATTTCAGATAACAAAGATGCATCAATAGTGCTCAAATCTTTTTCCACGATGAGTTTGGCTGGTTCTATTGAGTCAGGAGAACTATAATTCTGCATTGAATTAGAGAAATAACAATTACAGAATCCCTATTATTGACAGAATGTATGTATATTTCCAAAATCTGACCCAACAATGCATGTCAAACTCCAACTACAGGATTCAGCATAACACACATGAATAGCAAGAGAAATGAGAAACAGATAAAAACAAGAACACTAGTGCCACAAAAAATCCCACAATCAACTAGTGCAGATAGGAGGAGTACCTTGGACATGTACTAAGAGAAGCATAAACATAGTCTTCCCTTGCCGATGCTTTTCAAATTGAGAATCATATCATAGCAAAAGATAATTGGAAAATTAGAAAGATCAGTTGACCTACTTCCTCTCCTATGCATAAATAAAGGCCAAGTAAAAGCTTTGTTTTCATATACTAGTATCTTCTTTGATGCTTCTTCATCTAGATGTGCCAGAAAGAGAAAAATTTCAGTAtaccttgtttttttttttttaacaggTACCAACTTTGTATTATAAACCAGTACTTGGGAAGCCCAAGTACTGAACCCTTTACAAAAGAAAGTGcaaaagagaaaataacaaaaaacaagGTGAAACAGGATACAATCCTAACATGAATCAGAAACATCCAGGATTCTCTGTATCTTCAGGATATGACTGTACACCAGAAACAAAATAGCAGAACACAGTTCAGCTTGATCTTCTGTATAGTGCTACTTCTGTTCTCAAAATATCTGGGATTCCTTTCTTTCCAGATGGTCCACCAAATACAGGCTGGAATTACCCTCCAGTTTCTTCTGCTCTTAGCCCCAACCCCAGCCTCCTCCCAGCTAAAAACAGTGTCAACAATCTTACTAGGCATTGTCCAGGAGATGCCCCTGAGATTTTGAGAAATCTTCCATAGCTGACCTGTGACTTCACATGCTAAAATAAATGCTTACAGTTTCAGCTTCAGTCCCACATAGACGACAGTTTAAAGCTAAGATAATGCCTCTTCATTAAGTTCTCATGTGTAAGCATAACAACCAAGTAAAGCAAGCAACCTTATGTGGTAACTTTACTTACCAGATGAGTTTCCATCCAAGGCCAGATAAAGTTTTGTGGCTCTGTAGTATTGACAATTTTATACCCTGAGTTCACTTTATATGGTCCCTTGGTGTGTCCAGTCCACAACTCCCCCTCTTGCAACCTCTAAGAAGTTTCAAGATGTTTAAAAAGTTCAGTTAATCTAGGTATTTCCCAGTCATTCATCAGTATCCTTAAGGTTAGCTCCCAACCTTGAGGTGACCACATCTCAGCCATCGTCTTACTCTGGTGTATATAtgaacaaacaaattgaaaaaataaattatgataacgtgaaatatcaaatttttagtGTCGCCTCTTCAAGAgaggctcattggcaaggaTAAGTATGCCTTAGAACCTTGACGACACAGAAGCGCACATAAAGCGAGGCGAATCGCTCAACAGGTTTTGAGCGTTGCTTTAGGGCTTAAGCGCGCCTTTGATAACATAACACGGCTCACACTTCTCCAAAACTGCATCTGATATCTCTTTGGATCTTGACTTTGCACCCAGTGGCATCCCAAGATAGACAATGGGTAATTGACCCACTTAACCTCctaaaaaagaagacaaaagcTCCAAATTAGGAACATACTTAATGGGATAAATATGGCTTTTCCTCCAGTTGATATGAAGACCTGAGGTTCCTTCAAAGGAAACCAGCCTGCATTGCTGGCTAATTCAGATTTCAGGAACTATAATAACTGATCTAGCTTCTCCCTTGAGAGACAGGATACTCATGTACCTACCATGGTCATTATACTTCCTCGTACCATAGATATTAGCCACTTGATCCTTTTTCCTCCATCTCCTCACCATGTTCTTTTGGTCATTTGAATCCTCCCTAAGAATAAAGCAGACCCATTCCATAATCTTCTTGCCGAGGGTTATCCTTCTCAACCCACTCAACCCAGATATTGTTGCATCATGCATGAGGTCCATTTGGTAATATCAAAAGACTTGAAACCAGCATTAGAGCATATTCTGTTTTCCCCCATGACAAAGACAGAGCTAATCAAGAGATAAAAAGGGAAGAGGTTTTTATCAATAATGACAATGTGGGTGGTTACTGTTGGCAGGAAGGAAAACAGGCTGATTCCGGTGAACCTACGCGGAAAGGAGATCTTCTACAGTCCTAGAAAGTAGGAGGGAGAAAAACTTTGGTAAACATGTGTGGGAGCATTCTACACATACATATCTATTATTTGTTGTCTAACGTTTTTCTGATTTCAGTATACTTTGTAGGTTGATTACATCCACAAATTTCCAGCAACTTGAGCAACTgtttcctttaaaaaaaaacttgagaaaGGAAGGTAAGCCCCCCTTTGATAGTGCAGGATATCATCTAGAAAACAACCAACAAGGAGAAGTGGGACACACAAAATTGGAGAAGAAGGGAATGTGCCACATCCCCCTCCCCCtccaagcaaaaaaaaaaaaaacagaagcaAACCTAGGGTGTATACTTGAATCacataaggaaagaaaatataagtaaTCATAtagggaaagaaaaaaataacttacaGTCCAATAGTTTCTGGAGCAAACATTCTTTTTGATAAGGGTTTCAGGAGCAATCTTAAATGTTCACTTCTTCTAAGGGTTTAGCTTATAGTAGAACATTATGCACAGCAAGACATCAATAAGCAGGATGTGGCTTCCAACACCACCACTCAGTTAGACACTTCCTAAGAATTTAGAGTTCCATTTCCTTGTCCTACTGTTTACTGATTAAGCAGTTTAATATCCATAGCGCATATCCTAGTTCAGAATTACCTAATCAACATGAAGAGTATCTCAATAGGAATTTTCCTTGCCTTCGTTTAGCTTAGCGTTCATAAAAGAAAGATAATATTGCAATAAAAGATGTGAAAACGAAAATGTCATATCTAGACCACAAAATGTTTCCTGATATCCAACTCCAAGTCGTTATGGTAAGCCTATTGAACATCTGAAGCAGATAATATACCACTCACTACAGACCATATCTAACCTCTTCAAATTGCATCATTAAACAACAAGAGTCCAAGTTGGGACGTGCATGTGTTAACTGAATCCTACTGTACTGGATCCAAATGAAGCAGACAATCAATTAAGAGGATCCACCTGGCCAAACCCTACTGAAGGAAATGATATTGAGTCAACATACATGCAAAACAACACTAATCAACCACAAAgattgcaacaacaacaactaaatACCCAGTGGAATCCCAATAGTGGGACCAGTGTTATGAATGGCGAGTGCCCTTCGCCAAAGGCGATATGGCGAGGCAAGGCGAGCCATTCTCGCCATTCTACACTGAGGCATGGCGACATCAAAAAGGCGACCTAAGGCGACCAAAAGGAGACGTAAATGGCGGCGCCATTTtggacttttaatttttaaaaagatttgacctaataatattagtcaaaattagggttttttttctattttcaaactTTCAGTCGCGTTCTCCTTGCGATCTCTTCTCCACCTTCAGTCGATCGAGTTGCTGCTCCTCTTCCCCTCGCGTCTCTTCTCCTCCTTCATCACACAGTTGCTGCTCCTCTTCCCCTCGGCCTCGTGTCTCTTCTCCTCCTTCATCGCAGGAGTTGCTGCCAGGTgacctcttttttttcttcttcttttcagtTCTTCTTCTTGAGTTCTCTTCTTCAGTTCTTGTTCAGATTTCTTTTTCTCTGCTTTTTTCGTATCGTTTCTGttgcttctttctttttgagATACAGCTGCCTTCACTGCTCTGTTTTTTACCTCTGTTTTATTGTTCACATTTCACTCTACTgcctataaattttttttaaaaaaaaattaattcttctaTAAATATTTATCCATTTGTCCATAAACAGTGAATTGACTGAATTCAATGGCGGATGCGAGCAAAAAGAGGGACATTGGATGGAATTATGGTACTCAAGGAGCAACGAAAGATTCGGTTAAttgtaacttttgtgggagtacTTTTAATGGTGGAATAACTCGACACAAGCAACATTTAGTGGGTGGTTTCAAGAATGTTAAACAATGTACAGCTTGTCCATCGGCGATTAGAGAAGAAGTAAGGGCTTATATGCAAAATAAAATCACTAATAATCCCAAATTTCAAGTGAGGCAGCCGGAAGAGTATATTGATAttgatgatgttgatgatatGGATGAATATGCGGAAATGATGCCTCCCTCCAAAATTCCAAGGATATCTTCTAGTGGAGGTGCATCATCCACCGCGCGGAATGTGACGAAAGGCCCTATGAATCTCTATTTTCCGCAGAAATCAACACAAAAAGGAGGCTTTGAAAAAGGAGGAGGAAttgatgaaacaaaaaaaattctaagagAGTGTGCGGTAAGTGCTTTCGCAATATGGATGTATGATGCGGGGCTCCCTTTTAATTGTGTCAATCACAAAtcatttgataaatttattgaGACAGTAGGACAACATGGCCCCGGAATGAAGCCTCCTACATTCCATGAAGTTAGAGTTACTCACCTAAAAAAAGAGGTGGAGAAAGTGGAAAAAGTTGTTGATGAGCATAAAGTGCAATGGACAAAGTTTGGATGTTCCATTATGATGGACAAATGAACGGCACGAAATGGTAAAATGATCTTCAATATTTTGGTGAGTTCTCCAATCGGTAGTGTATTTCTTGGTTCTATTGATGCTAGCAATGAATCTACCGATTCCACCAGAATGTACAAGTTGTTTGAAAGCACTATTGAAAGAATTGGACCAGAAAATGTTGTACAAATTATTACCTTTGTCAAAATGTTGTACAAATTGTCACTGATAATGCTAGTGAGAATGTTAAAGCGGGAAGCATGATGATGGGTGCGTACCCACACATTTATTGGACTCCATGTGCCGCTCATTGCATCAACTTGATGTTTGGTGACATATTCAAGGTTAAGCCATATGCTTCCGGTAATATCACTCTCCTATCCTTTAACTTTCTTTATAGTCAATATTTAATGCTTATTAGCTACAAATTACTATAATCTTACTTTAACAGTTTTTAAGAAGGCCATCAGAATCCATTCTTACATTAGTCAAAGGCCATTGTTGTTAAACTTGATGAGAAAATTCACCAAGGAAAGAAATTTGGTGAAACCGGCCAAGACAAGATTTGCAACGGCCTTCTTAACTTTGAGAGCTATGTACATACAAAGAAAAAACTTGAGAACTTTAGTCCTCTCAACCGAATGGACTTCAAGTAAATTTGCAAAGGAAACTTTGGGGAAAGAAGTTGCCAATCTTATTATTTTGCCCACTTTTGGGATGATGTTGTTCGAGCACTTACAGTTTGTGGCCCTTTGACAAAAGTGCTTCGTTTGGTGGATGGGGAGAAAAAACCACCAATTGGCTATATTTATGAAGCAATGGATAGAGCCAAAGAAACTATTGAACGGGGTTTTCGTGGAATTAAGAAGCAATATGAGAAAGTG
Proteins encoded in this region:
- the LOC125862271 gene encoding uncharacterized protein LOC125862271; the protein is MNTSQYMDKQIMDLSSSLSNNDFINLHDDQHHITGGVKGENHPVRPIESFPNYNIDWIQVDGARAWNSADTKTNTNYSSPDSIEPAKLIVEKDLSTIDASLLSEIDHTVKKYADNLLHAIESVSARLSQLETRSRQIEAFVVELKLSVDNNHGNTDGKLRLVENILREVQDGVQVIKNKQDIMDTQLQLTKLQVPKFEQEIDTHNTTHVDSAHHRASAPLQSHQQFPPVALAQSPSPLPPPNAPPPPLQQKIPPQVELQDQFPHNPIPSGTQRETYFQSSGQAPENSSQQYQQSAPHQQRQTSIPPPPHQQYQPSPSSLYSQPPPPSQTHPPLPSVNPSQPQPPLIHHPEERHFIASQTYPPANTSQSPSHPSSGAPVSHQFYAAPPNLFEPPSSRQGPGFASAYGPSTEPGESYPYSGSTVQYGSGYPLKSQQLASPSMGQSGGNGYPQLPTARILPQALPTASAVSSGSSSPRTGNRVPIDDVVDKVTNMGFPRDQVRATVRRLTENGQSVDLNVVLDKLMNGG